From one Bacteroides fragilis NCTC 9343 genomic stretch:
- a CDS encoding acetyltransferase, which yields MNITIRPTRLEELGQVMPFYERARRFMATNGNANQWINGYPSPDDIRQDIENGSSYVFVNENQELEGCFAFIRGEDPNYKVIKDGAWLNDAPYGVIHRIASGGRVKGLMDLCLEWCSSHCPNLRVDTHRDNKVLQNILLKNGFTYCGIIYVKNGTERLAYQRTAVTR from the coding sequence ATGAATATAACCATACGCCCCACCCGGCTTGAAGAACTCGGCCAAGTGATGCCATTCTACGAACGTGCCCGCCGCTTCATGGCTACCAATGGCAATGCCAACCAGTGGATCAACGGATACCCCTCCCCTGATGATATCCGGCAAGATATCGAAAACGGGAGCAGCTATGTGTTTGTAAACGAAAATCAAGAGTTAGAAGGCTGTTTTGCTTTCATCCGGGGAGAAGATCCCAACTACAAAGTCATCAAAGACGGCGCCTGGCTCAACGATGCCCCTTACGGGGTGATCCATCGCATCGCATCCGGCGGACGGGTAAAGGGATTGATGGACTTATGCCTAGAATGGTGTTCGTCCCACTGTCCGAACCTGCGTGTAGACACTCACCGTGACAATAAAGTACTCCAAAACATTCTCCTAAAGAACGGTTTCACCTATTGTGGCATTATTTATGTGAAAAACGGTACGGAACGACTTGCCTACCAACGCACTGCCGTTACCCGATAG
- the nifJ gene encoding pyruvate:ferredoxin (flavodoxin) oxidoreductase: MTKQKKFITCDGNQAAAHISYMFSEVAAIYPITPSSTMAEYVDEWAAAGRKNIFGETVLVQEMQSEGGAAGAVHGSLQAGALTTTYTASQGLLLMIPNMYKIAGEFLPCVFHVSARTLASHALCIFGDHQDVMSARQTGFAMLAEGSVQEVMDLAGVAHLATIKARVPFMNFFDGFRTSHEIQKIEMLENEDLAPLVDQEALAEFRARALNPMNPVARGMAENPDHFFQHRESCNNYYEAVPAIVEEYMNEISKITGRKYGLFDYYGAEDAERVIIAMGSVTEAAREAIDYLTSQGEKVGLVAVHLYRPFSAKHFLAAVPKTAKTIAVLDRTKEPGANGEPLYLDVKDCFYGAENAPVIVGGRYGLGSKDTTPAQIIAVFKNLAMPMPKNHFTIGIVDDVTFTSLPQEAEIALGGEGMFEAKFYGLGADGTVGANKNSVKIIGDNTDKHCQAYFSYDSKKSGGFTCSHLRFGDDPIRSTYLVNTPNFVACHVQAYLHMYDVTRGLRKNGSFLLNTIWEGEELAKNLPNKVKKYFAQNNISVYYINATQIAQEIGLGNRTNTILQSAFFRITGVIPVDQAVEQMKKFIVKSYGKKGEDVVNKNYAAVDRGGEYKTLTVDPAWANLPDDAKVENNDPAFINEVVRPINAQDGDLLPVSAFKGIEDGTWYQGTSKYEKRGVAAFVPEWNAENCIQCNKCAYVCPHASIRPFVLDAEEQKGANFEMLKAVGKQFDGMTFRIQVDVLDCLGCGNCADICPGNPKKGGKALTMKHLESQLAQADNWTYCADNVKSKQHLVDIKANVKNSQFATPLFEFSGACSGCGETPYVKLISQLYGDREMVANATGCSSIYSGSVPSTPYTTNAKGHGPAWANSLFEDFCEFGLGMELANEKMRARIVKLFNEILAADNAPAEAKEVLKAWIENMYDADKTKELAPQIEAIIEQGIAAGCPISKELKGLTQYLVKRSQWIIGGDGASYDIGYGGLDHVIASGKDVNILVLDTEVYSNTGGQSSKATPVGAIAKFAASGKRVRKKDLGLMATTYGYVYVAQIAMGADQAQTLKAIREAEAYPGPSLIIAYAPCINHGLKAGMGKSQEEEEKAVKCGYWHLWRYNPALEAEGKNPFTLDSKEPNWDDFKGFLKGEVRYASVMKQYPAEAEELFQAAEDNAKWRYNNYKRLANQAWGAAE, encoded by the coding sequence ATGACTAAACAGAAGAAATTCATCACATGTGATGGTAATCAGGCTGCTGCACATATTTCATATATGTTCTCAGAAGTAGCTGCCATTTACCCCATCACTCCCTCTTCTACAATGGCTGAATACGTAGACGAATGGGCTGCCGCAGGACGTAAGAACATCTTCGGCGAAACAGTATTGGTACAGGAAATGCAATCTGAAGGTGGTGCAGCCGGTGCTGTTCACGGTTCTCTTCAGGCCGGTGCACTGACTACTACTTACACTGCTTCTCAGGGTCTTCTTTTGATGATCCCGAATATGTATAAGATTGCCGGTGAATTCCTGCCTTGCGTATTCCATGTATCTGCTCGTACACTGGCTTCTCACGCACTGTGTATTTTCGGTGACCACCAGGACGTAATGTCTGCGCGACAGACAGGTTTCGCTATGTTGGCTGAAGGTTCTGTACAGGAAGTGATGGACTTGGCCGGTGTTGCACACCTTGCCACAATCAAAGCCCGTGTTCCTTTCATGAACTTCTTCGATGGTTTCCGTACTTCACACGAAATCCAGAAGATCGAAATGCTGGAAAATGAAGATCTCGCTCCGTTGGTTGACCAGGAAGCGCTTGCCGAATTCCGTGCACGTGCGCTGAATCCGATGAATCCGGTTGCCCGTGGTATGGCCGAAAACCCTGACCACTTCTTCCAGCACCGTGAATCATGCAACAACTACTATGAAGCTGTTCCCGCCATCGTAGAGGAATACATGAATGAAATTTCTAAGATCACAGGCCGCAAATACGGTTTGTTCGATTACTACGGAGCAGAAGATGCAGAACGCGTAATTATCGCTATGGGTTCTGTAACAGAAGCTGCCCGCGAAGCTATCGACTATCTGACAAGCCAAGGAGAAAAAGTCGGTTTGGTTGCAGTTCACCTGTACCGCCCGTTCTCTGCTAAACACTTCCTGGCCGCCGTACCTAAAACAGCTAAAACAATCGCAGTACTCGATCGCACAAAAGAACCGGGTGCTAACGGTGAACCTCTGTATCTGGATGTTAAAGACTGCTTCTATGGCGCAGAAAATGCTCCGGTTATCGTAGGCGGTCGTTACGGTCTGGGTTCTAAAGATACTACTCCGGCACAAATCATCGCCGTATTCAAGAATCTGGCTATGCCGATGCCGAAGAACCACTTCACAATCGGTATCGTAGACGATGTAACCTTCACTTCTCTTCCTCAGGAAGCAGAAATCGCTCTGGGTGGCGAAGGTATGTTCGAAGCTAAATTCTACGGCTTGGGTGCTGACGGTACAGTAGGTGCCAACAAGAACTCAGTGAAAATTATCGGTGACAACACAGATAAACACTGTCAGGCATACTTCTCTTACGACTCTAAGAAGTCAGGAGGTTTCACTTGCTCTCACCTGCGTTTCGGTGACGATCCTATCCGTTCTACCTATCTGGTAAACACTCCGAACTTCGTGGCTTGCCACGTTCAGGCTTACCTGCACATGTACGACGTAACCCGTGGTCTGCGTAAGAACGGTTCGTTCTTGCTGAACACTATCTGGGAAGGCGAAGAGCTGGCTAAGAACCTGCCTAACAAGGTGAAGAAATACTTTGCACAGAACAATATCTCTGTATATTATATCAACGCAACTCAGATTGCACAGGAAATAGGTTTGGGCAACCGTACCAATACTATCCTTCAGTCTGCATTCTTCCGTATCACAGGTGTAATCCCTGTAGACCAGGCTGTAGAACAGATGAAGAAGTTTATCGTGAAGTCTTACGGTAAGAAGGGTGAAGACGTTGTAAACAAGAACTACGCAGCCGTTGACCGCGGTGGCGAATACAAGACTTTGACTGTTGATCCGGCTTGGGCTAACCTGCCGGACGATGCCAAGGTTGAAAACAACGACCCGGCATTCATCAACGAAGTAGTTCGCCCTATCAATGCTCAGGACGGAGACTTACTGCCGGTATCTGCATTCAAAGGTATCGAAGACGGAACCTGGTATCAGGGAACTTCTAAATACGAAAAACGCGGTGTAGCTGCTTTCGTACCGGAATGGAACGCAGAAAACTGTATCCAGTGTAACAAGTGTGCTTACGTTTGTCCTCACGCTTCTATCCGTCCGTTCGTACTCGACGCTGAAGAGCAGAAGGGTGCTAACTTCGAGATGCTGAAAGCTGTAGGTAAACAATTCGACGGTATGACATTCCGTATCCAGGTTGACGTTCTCGACTGTCTGGGTTGCGGTAACTGTGCCGACATCTGTCCGGGTAACCCGAAGAAGGGTGGCAAGGCTCTGACTATGAAACACCTTGAAAGCCAATTGGCTCAAGCTGATAACTGGACTTACTGTGCAGACAACGTAAAGAGCAAACAACACCTGGTAGACATCAAGGCTAACGTGAAGAACTCTCAGTTCGCTACTCCGTTGTTCGAGTTCTCAGGAGCTTGTTCTGGTTGTGGTGAAACTCCGTATGTGAAACTGATTTCTCAGTTGTACGGTGATCGCGAGATGGTTGCCAACGCTACCGGATGTTCTTCTATCTATTCCGGTTCAGTACCTTCAACTCCATATACTACCAACGCAAAAGGACACGGTCCGGCTTGGGCTAACTCACTGTTCGAAGACTTCTGTGAGTTTGGTTTAGGTATGGAACTCGCTAACGAAAAGATGCGTGCACGTATCGTGAAGTTGTTCAACGAAATCCTGGCAGCCGACAATGCTCCTGCAGAAGCTAAGGAAGTATTGAAAGCATGGATCGAAAACATGTACGATGCAGATAAGACCAAAGAACTGGCTCCGCAGATCGAAGCAATCATCGAACAAGGTATCGCAGCAGGTTGCCCGATCAGCAAAGAGCTGAAGGGCCTGACTCAATATCTGGTGAAACGCAGCCAGTGGATCATCGGTGGTGACGGTGCTTCTTACGATATCGGTTACGGCGGTCTCGACCACGTTATCGCTTCAGGTAAAGACGTTAACATTCTGGTTCTGGATACAGAGGTTTACTCTAACACAGGCGGTCAGTCTTCTAAGGCTACTCCGGTAGGTGCTATCGCTAAGTTCGCTGCTTCCGGTAAGCGCGTACGTAAAAAAGACCTCGGTCTGATGGCTACTACTTACGGTTATGTATATGTTGCACAGATCGCTATGGGTGCTGATCAGGCTCAGACTCTGAAAGCTATCCGCGAAGCTGAAGCATATCCCGGACCATCACTCATCATCGCTTACGCTCCGTGTATCAACCACGGTCTGAAAGCCGGTATGGGTAAGAGCCAGGAAGAGGAAGAAAAAGCTGTTAAGTGCGGTTACTGGCACTTGTGGCGTTACAACCCGGCTCTGGAAGCAGAAGGCAAGAATCCGTTCACGCTGGATAGCAAAGAACCGAATTGGGATGACTTCAAAGGCTTCCTGAAAGGCGAGGTTCGTTATGCATCAGTTATGAAACAGTATCCTGCAGAAGCAGAAGAACTGTTCCAGGCAGCTGAAGACAACGCAAAATGGCGTTACAACAACTACAAGCGTCTGGCTAACCAGGCTTGGGGTGCAGCTGAATAA
- a CDS encoding glycine betaine ABC transporter substrate-binding protein — translation MRKYRIIGSLLLLAVMCVACNPDSGKKKISIAYANWLEGIAMSHLAKVVLEEKGYEVELLNADVAPVFASVSRKKADVFMDAWLPVTMKDYIDQYGDQIEFIGEVYDSARVGLVVPQYVTIDSIGELAAYKGQFSSEIVGIDAGAGIMKTTDKAIGDYGLDGYKLLTSSSSTMLASLQKAMEKEAWIVITGWTPHWMFDRYPLKFLHDPKGTYGNVESIYVVGWKGFTEKDPFAAKFFSNIKFTTEEISSLMKALKDARMDEEDLVRKWRDEHRELVESWIPES, via the coding sequence ATGCGAAAATATAGAATAATAGGAAGTTTGTTGCTACTGGCTGTGATGTGCGTAGCCTGTAACCCGGATAGCGGGAAAAAGAAGATAAGCATTGCCTATGCCAACTGGTTGGAAGGAATTGCCATGAGTCATCTGGCTAAAGTGGTGCTGGAAGAGAAGGGGTACGAAGTGGAGTTGCTGAATGCAGATGTAGCTCCCGTTTTTGCCTCGGTTTCCCGTAAGAAGGCAGATGTGTTTATGGATGCCTGGTTACCTGTGACAATGAAGGATTATATAGATCAATACGGTGATCAGATAGAGTTTATCGGAGAGGTATATGATAGCGCGAGGGTAGGGCTGGTGGTACCTCAATATGTCACTATCGATTCGATTGGGGAACTTGCCGCCTACAAAGGGCAGTTCTCTTCCGAGATTGTCGGGATCGATGCCGGAGCCGGTATTATGAAAACTACCGATAAGGCTATCGGGGATTATGGTCTTGATGGTTATAAATTACTCACCTCGAGCAGCTCTACTATGTTGGCTTCTTTACAGAAGGCTATGGAGAAGGAGGCGTGGATCGTCATCACCGGATGGACTCCGCATTGGATGTTCGACCGCTATCCATTGAAGTTCCTGCATGATCCGAAAGGTACTTATGGGAATGTGGAATCTATCTATGTCGTCGGATGGAAAGGATTTACGGAGAAAGATCCTTTTGCGGCAAAGTTTTTCAGTAATATTAAATTCACTACAGAAGAGATTAGTTCGTTGATGAAAGCACTTAAAGATGCACGCATGGATGAAGAAGATCTTGTCCGAAAATGGCGTGACGAACATCGGGAACTGGTAGAAAGCTGGATCCCTGAATCATAA
- a CDS encoding DUF4870 domain-containing protein, whose product MDYEKLEQLKRLHDSGALNDEEFEKEKKKILDEEATAKPTAVLPMGLTENAYLALMNFAMFIPYVGWIAPIVFWIMGKENSILVNRQGKYILNWYISWFLYGIALTVLFVIFMFSGILSINDMDYANDQTSPLAVLLGIFGGGAGILLLLILGIGCFLCLLFPIIGGIKGLNGKTWKYPLSIPFLK is encoded by the coding sequence ATGGATTACGAGAAGCTTGAACAACTAAAACGCCTCCACGACAGCGGAGCGTTGAACGATGAAGAGTTCGAAAAAGAAAAGAAAAAGATATTGGACGAAGAAGCTACGGCTAAACCTACAGCCGTACTTCCTATGGGACTGACGGAAAATGCTTATCTGGCACTGATGAATTTCGCCATGTTCATACCATACGTAGGCTGGATTGCCCCTATTGTATTCTGGATCATGGGTAAAGAGAATTCTATACTCGTCAATCGCCAAGGCAAATACATTCTGAACTGGTACATCAGTTGGTTCCTGTACGGCATCGCGCTGACAGTACTTTTTGTAATATTCATGTTCAGCGGAATCTTATCCATAAACGACATGGATTACGCAAATGATCAGACTTCTCCGTTAGCAGTTCTGCTGGGTATATTCGGCGGAGGTGCCGGAATCTTGCTCCTCTTGATACTTGGAATAGGCTGTTTTCTTTGTCTGCTGTTCCCCATCATCGGAGGTATCAAAGGACTGAACGGAAAAACATGGAAGTATCCGCTTTCCATACCGTTTTTGAAATAA
- a CDS encoding ABC transporter permease, producing the protein MINIGQYIEMLINWMMIHFSTFFDALNLGIGSFINGFQHILFGIPFYLTIAAMVLLAWAKAGRGVAVFTLLGLLLIYGMGFWEATMQTLALVLSSTCLALIVGVPIGVWTANSNRAEKVIHPILDLMQTMPAFVYLIPAVLFFGLGVVPGVFATIIFAMPPVIRLTGLGIRQVPKNVVEASRSFGATRWQLLYKVQLPLALPTILTGVNQTIMMSLSMVVIAAMIAAGGLGEIVLKGITQMKIGLGFEGGIAVVILAIILDRITQGMVRRKDKK; encoded by the coding sequence ATGATCAACATAGGACAATATATTGAGATGCTCATCAACTGGATGATGATACACTTCTCCACTTTTTTCGATGCACTCAACTTAGGCATCGGTAGTTTTATTAATGGATTCCAGCACATACTGTTCGGCATTCCTTTCTATCTGACCATTGCGGCAATGGTGCTGCTGGCATGGGCGAAAGCCGGACGCGGGGTTGCAGTTTTCACCCTTTTAGGCTTGTTGCTTATTTATGGTATGGGATTCTGGGAAGCCACTATGCAGACATTGGCACTGGTTCTGTCATCCACCTGCCTGGCCCTTATCGTAGGGGTTCCCATCGGAGTATGGACGGCAAACAGCAATCGTGCCGAGAAGGTGATACATCCCATTCTCGACCTGATGCAGACCATGCCAGCCTTCGTCTATCTGATTCCTGCTGTTTTGTTTTTCGGCCTGGGAGTGGTTCCGGGAGTATTTGCTACAATCATCTTTGCGATGCCTCCGGTGATTCGCCTTACAGGGCTTGGCATCCGTCAGGTGCCAAAGAATGTGGTAGAGGCTTCACGCTCGTTCGGAGCTACCCGATGGCAGTTGCTTTATAAAGTACAGTTGCCCCTTGCTTTGCCCACCATCCTGACCGGAGTGAACCAGACGATTATGATGTCTCTTTCCATGGTTGTCATTGCGGCTATGATTGCTGCCGGCGGTTTAGGAGAAATCGTTTTGAAAGGTATCACCCAGATGAAAATCGGGCTGGGCTTTGAAGGAGGTATAGCCGTTGTCATATTGGCAATTATTTTAGACCGGATTACTCAGGGAATGGTCCGTCGGAAGGACAAAAAATAG
- a CDS encoding sensor histidine kinase has product MKSMRSIHSLIRCCMILLLLTSCYSKEERRVLVIHSYEKDYQGYAEFNKLIKKEFAKAHIPVELTFFYLNCEINNEQQEIDKINNFLDSISKWKPEVLLVNDDQATYSLLETHHPLLKGIPIVFSGVNYPNWELIGQYNNVTGFHDKIDFRKNLEMVHKLTGKNHIYTILDFTFLDRKVRNDIDNQLKSTDIISNLDWHLDKNDTRKEAEKGHIIINALSARNLSKNQNKDQTKGGDFIWSISKYSTLPYLQTKFDYTTVTMASLSTRQRFTTINELFDCGHDFLGGYITPMHIQVEESVHAAARILNGENVADIPIQESAKGYFIDWNAMQKEHLAIADIPHEYTIINIPFKTRHPIVWWFALLGSITAIVSLLSGITYLYWRETKRKRSILYELEDEKESLALAVEGSDTYAWRLKDDTMVFEYAFWKNLGMAPHPLTIDGFLSFVDADYLDTTQALLTKNATNGKHFIKLKCDFNGTGYQWWELRCSTMKSALGGQKTTGLLLNIEDYKKREQELIEARKMAEKAELKESFLANISHEIRTPLNAIVGFSTLLASPDDTDITPEEKEQYIDTINRNSELLLKLINDILELSRIESGYMSFDCDDYPLDALIRDTYQTHKILIPGQLHFLLEEGEKGLIVHVDKNRLVQVITNFLNNASKFTREGSIKLGWSYMPQTEEVEIYVEDTGIGIPQSEQKMIFGRFYKQNEFAQGTGLGLSICKLIIEKLQGRLSLRSEAGTGSRFSIFFSCKKQPI; this is encoded by the coding sequence ATGAAAAGTATGCGGTCCATTCATTCACTCATACGTTGCTGTATGATCTTACTGCTATTGACCTCCTGTTATTCAAAAGAAGAGCGGCGGGTATTGGTGATCCACTCTTATGAAAAGGATTACCAAGGATATGCAGAATTCAATAAACTGATAAAAAAGGAATTCGCCAAAGCTCACATTCCCGTAGAACTTACTTTCTTCTATCTGAATTGTGAAATTAACAACGAACAGCAAGAGATAGATAAGATCAATAACTTTCTCGATTCTATTTCGAAATGGAAACCTGAAGTTCTTCTTGTTAACGATGACCAGGCCACTTACTCGTTATTGGAAACCCATCATCCGTTATTGAAGGGAATACCAATCGTATTCTCCGGAGTCAATTATCCCAATTGGGAACTGATCGGACAATACAACAACGTCACCGGGTTTCACGACAAGATAGATTTCAGAAAGAATCTGGAAATGGTGCACAAGCTAACCGGCAAAAACCATATTTACACCATACTTGACTTTACGTTCTTAGACCGGAAAGTCCGAAACGATATTGACAACCAATTGAAATCGACGGACATCATATCCAATCTGGACTGGCATCTGGACAAAAACGACACACGGAAAGAAGCAGAAAAAGGACATATAATAATTAATGCGCTATCTGCCCGTAACCTCTCCAAGAACCAGAATAAGGATCAGACAAAAGGTGGAGACTTCATCTGGTCTATCAGTAAATACAGTACCCTCCCTTATCTGCAGACAAAGTTTGACTACACAACGGTCACTATGGCATCTTTGTCCACCCGGCAACGCTTTACAACGATCAATGAACTTTTTGACTGCGGGCACGACTTTCTGGGCGGATACATCACCCCGATGCATATCCAGGTAGAAGAGTCCGTTCATGCGGCGGCCCGTATCCTCAATGGAGAAAACGTTGCCGACATACCCATTCAGGAAAGCGCCAAAGGATACTTCATCGACTGGAATGCCATGCAAAAAGAACATCTGGCCATCGCAGACATTCCCCATGAATACACCATTATCAACATTCCATTCAAGACCCGGCACCCCATCGTCTGGTGGTTCGCACTATTAGGCAGCATCACCGCCATTGTCAGCCTGCTGTCGGGCATCACTTACCTGTATTGGCGTGAAACGAAAAGGAAACGCTCCATCCTGTACGAACTGGAAGATGAGAAAGAATCGTTGGCGCTGGCAGTCGAGGGAAGCGATACATACGCATGGCGGTTAAAGGACGATACGATGGTGTTTGAATACGCCTTTTGGAAAAACTTGGGCATGGCTCCCCATCCATTGACGATTGACGGGTTCCTGTCCTTTGTGGATGCCGACTATCTGGATACGACACAAGCCTTATTGACAAAGAACGCCACCAACGGCAAACACTTCATAAAGCTGAAATGCGACTTTAACGGTACAGGATACCAATGGTGGGAACTTCGGTGCAGCACCATGAAGAGTGCTCTGGGCGGACAGAAAACCACCGGCCTTTTATTAAACATTGAGGACTACAAGAAACGGGAACAGGAATTGATCGAGGCCCGTAAAATGGCGGAAAAGGCGGAACTTAAAGAATCCTTCCTGGCCAACATAAGCCACGAAATACGTACACCGCTAAATGCCATTGTCGGATTCTCCACCCTGCTTGCCTCTCCGGATGATACGGACATCACCCCCGAAGAGAAGGAACAGTATATAGATACCATCAACCGCAACAGCGAGTTGTTGCTGAAACTGATTAACGATATATTGGAACTTTCGCGCATCGAGTCCGGATATATGTCATTCGACTGTGATGACTATCCGCTGGATGCCCTTATCAGGGATACTTATCAGACACATAAGATTCTGATTCCCGGACAGCTCCACTTCCTGTTGGAAGAAGGCGAAAAGGGCTTGATCGTACACGTCGACAAAAACCGGCTGGTTCAGGTGATCACCAACTTCCTGAACAATGCCTCCAAATTTACCCGGGAAGGCTCCATCAAACTGGGATGGAGCTACATGCCGCAAACCGAAGAAGTGGAGATCTATGTAGAGGACACCGGAATCGGTATCCCGCAGTCCGAACAAAAGATGATATTCGGCCGATTCTACAAACAGAACGAGTTTGCGCAAGGAACCGGCCTGGGACTCTCTATCTGCAAACTGATCATAGAAAAACTTCAGGGAAGGCTATCATTACGGTCCGAAGCAGGCACGGGAAGCCGCTTCTCCATTTTCTTTTCTTGCAAAAAGCAACCTATATAA
- a CDS encoding ATP-binding protein, translated as METFYRTHAYLVEHTNAPVRRDLMDEINWSDRLIGIKGTRGVGKTTFLLQYAKEKFGTDRSCLFINMNNFYFSGHSIVDFANEFQKRGGKVLLIDQVFKHPDWSRELRMCYDRFPNLKIVFTGSSVMRLKEENLELRDIVKSYNLRGFSFREFLNLQTGMKFRHYTLEEILSSHEQIAKGVLSKVRPLDYFQDYLHHGFYPFFLEKRNFSENLLKTMNMMVEVDILLIKQIELKYLSKIKKLLYLLAVDGPKAPNVSQLASDIQTSRATVMNYIKYLADARLINLVYPKGEEFPKKPSKIMLHNPNLMYSIYPVKVEEQDVLDTFFVNTMWKDHKVHKGDKNTSFMVDEVMPFKICCEGAKIKNNPGVTYALHKAEIGRGNQIPLWMFGFLY; from the coding sequence ATGGAAACATTCTACCGCACACATGCCTACCTTGTTGAGCACACCAATGCCCCGGTCCGCCGCGACCTGATGGACGAAATAAACTGGAGTGACCGCTTGATTGGTATCAAAGGAACACGTGGCGTGGGAAAAACCACTTTCCTGCTTCAATACGCCAAGGAGAAGTTCGGAACCGACCGTTCGTGCCTCTTTATCAACATGAACAACTTCTACTTCTCCGGACACAGCATTGTCGATTTCGCCAATGAATTTCAGAAACGCGGTGGGAAGGTTCTGCTGATCGACCAAGTATTCAAGCACCCCGATTGGAGCCGCGAGCTACGTATGTGCTACGACCGTTTCCCCAACCTGAAGATTGTATTCACCGGTTCGTCCGTCATGCGGCTCAAAGAAGAAAACCTGGAATTGCGTGACATCGTGAAGAGCTACAACCTCCGCGGTTTTTCGTTCCGCGAATTTCTGAACCTGCAAACAGGGATGAAATTCCGTCACTACACACTCGAAGAGATATTGAGCAGCCACGAACAGATAGCCAAAGGGGTGCTTTCCAAAGTCCGCCCTCTGGATTATTTTCAAGACTACCTCCATCACGGCTTCTACCCCTTCTTCCTCGAGAAACGCAATTTCTCTGAGAATCTGCTCAAGACCATGAACATGATGGTAGAAGTAGATATCCTGCTTATCAAACAAATTGAGCTAAAATATCTCTCGAAGATAAAAAAATTATTATATTTGTTGGCTGTAGACGGGCCAAAGGCTCCGAACGTAAGCCAACTGGCAAGCGACATACAGACATCACGCGCCACGGTGATGAACTACATCAAGTATCTGGCCGATGCACGGCTGATCAACCTGGTCTATCCCAAAGGGGAAGAGTTTCCTAAAAAGCCCTCGAAGATTATGCTGCACAACCCTAACCTGATGTACTCCATCTACCCCGTAAAGGTGGAAGAACAGGATGTGCTGGACACTTTCTTTGTAAACACGATGTGGAAAGACCACAAAGTGCACAAGGGTGACAAGAACACCTCGTTCATGGTTGACGAAGTGATGCCGTTCAAAATATGCTGCGAAGGAGCAAAAATTAAGAATAACCCCGGAGTGACGTATGCTTTGCACAAGGCAGAAATAGGTCGTGGCAATCAGATACCACTCTGGATGTTCGGCTTTTTATATTAA